In a single window of the Halobaculum lipolyticum genome:
- a CDS encoding DUF7122 family protein: protein MSDGEGAPGNDGSQFDRLPATAAEREVEGRATRAEVLDWWETRFGVPPETFADHTFWEKGKGKLWAFAGDLPSPQEREGVGMTVLRTRQEHWKPTTTAVRKWGHLATTNVIELSPGEATAFAAGHDQDLPEWDGDWGYLIATHDLAGEQVPIGVGLYLYDELRSVVPKGYQEELPDLGE, encoded by the coding sequence GTGAGCGACGGCGAGGGCGCCCCCGGCAACGACGGGAGCCAGTTCGACCGCCTGCCGGCGACGGCCGCCGAGCGCGAGGTCGAGGGTCGCGCGACGCGCGCGGAGGTGCTCGACTGGTGGGAGACGCGCTTCGGCGTCCCGCCCGAGACGTTCGCCGACCACACCTTCTGGGAGAAGGGGAAGGGGAAGCTGTGGGCGTTCGCGGGCGACCTCCCCAGTCCGCAGGAACGGGAGGGCGTCGGGATGACAGTGCTGCGGACGCGACAGGAGCACTGGAAGCCGACGACGACCGCGGTCCGGAAGTGGGGCCACCTCGCGACGACGAACGTGATCGAACTGTCGCCGGGGGAGGCGACGGCGTTCGCGGCCGGCCACGATCAGGACCTCCCCGAGTGGGACGGCGACTGGGGGTACCTGATCGCGACCCACGACCTCGCGGGCGAACAGGTGCCCATCGGCGTGGGGCTGTACCTGTACGACGAACTCCGGTCGGTCGTGCCGAAGGGGTACCAAGAGGAGCTGCCGGACCTCGGGGAGTAG
- a CDS encoding DEAD/DEAH box helicase family protein, translating into MPPATLTYEDGTVRVADAPDEPLPGVESDARSGVRRAPAHRYREIRDTLRRRGVDVDDRVLDPADLPPLSSGYTLRDYQREALDAWTDADRRGVLELPTGSGKTVIALEAIARGGEPALVVVPTVDLLDQWQRELASTFDVPVGRLGGGEQTVEAVTVATYDSAYLRADELGDRFGLLVFDEVHHLGGEGYRDIARLFAAPARLGLTATFERPDGAHETVADLVGPVVYALDADDLAGEHLADYEVRRVEVELSDAERERYEAAQGTFVDYVRDAGITFRSGADYQELVKRSGNDPRAREALLAKQRAREVMMNADAKLDELGRILDRHRGERVIVFTAHTALVYRISERFLIPAITAETGVEERRETLARFREGTYSRVVAANVLDEGVDVPEASVGVILSGSGSEREFTQRLGRVLRPGADGTKTATLYELVTSETAEERVARRRR; encoded by the coding sequence GTGCCGCCGGCGACGCTCACCTACGAGGACGGGACGGTGCGGGTCGCGGACGCCCCCGACGAGCCGCTGCCGGGGGTCGAATCCGACGCCCGCTCGGGGGTGCGCCGGGCGCCCGCCCACCGCTACCGCGAGATCCGCGACACCCTCCGCCGGCGCGGGGTCGACGTCGACGACCGTGTCCTCGACCCCGCCGACCTCCCCCCGTTGTCGTCCGGCTACACCCTCCGCGACTACCAGCGCGAGGCGCTCGACGCGTGGACCGACGCCGACCGCCGGGGCGTGCTCGAACTGCCGACCGGGAGCGGGAAGACCGTGATCGCGCTGGAAGCGATCGCGCGCGGCGGCGAGCCGGCGCTCGTCGTCGTCCCGACCGTCGACTTGCTCGACCAGTGGCAGCGCGAACTCGCCTCGACGTTCGACGTGCCCGTCGGCCGCCTCGGCGGCGGCGAGCAGACCGTCGAGGCGGTCACGGTGGCGACGTACGACTCGGCGTACCTCCGCGCCGACGAACTGGGCGACCGCTTCGGCCTGCTCGTGTTCGACGAGGTCCACCACCTCGGCGGCGAGGGGTACCGCGACATCGCGCGACTGTTCGCCGCGCCCGCCCGCCTCGGCCTGACGGCCACCTTCGAGCGCCCCGACGGCGCCCACGAGACGGTCGCCGACCTCGTGGGTCCCGTCGTGTACGCGCTCGACGCCGACGACCTCGCGGGCGAGCACCTCGCCGACTACGAGGTGCGCCGGGTCGAGGTGGAGCTGAGCGACGCCGAGCGCGAGCGCTACGAGGCCGCGCAGGGGACGTTCGTCGACTACGTCCGCGACGCCGGCATCACCTTCCGCTCCGGCGCCGACTACCAGGAACTCGTGAAGCGGTCGGGGAACGACCCGCGCGCACGCGAGGCGCTGCTGGCCAAACAGCGCGCCCGCGAGGTGATGATGAACGCCGACGCGAAACTCGACGAGTTGGGGCGGATCCTCGACCGCCACCGCGGCGAGCGCGTCATCGTGTTCACCGCCCACACCGCGCTCGTGTACCGCATCTCCGAGCGGTTCCTGATCCCCGCGATCACCGCCGAGACGGGCGTGGAGGAGCGCCGGGAGACGCTGGCACGCTTCCGCGAGGGGACGTACTCCCGCGTCGTCGCGGCGAACGTGCTCGACGAGGGCGTCGACGTGCCGGAGGCGAGCGTCGGCGTCATCCTCTCTGGCAGCGGCTCCGAGCGGGAGTTCACCCAGCGGCTCGGCCGAGTGCTGCGCCCCGGCGCCGACGGGACGAAGACCGCGACGCTGTACGAACTCGTCACGAGCGAGACGGCCGAGGAACGCGTCGCGCGACGGCGCCGGTGA
- a CDS encoding nucleotide exchange factor GrpE has product MSDEADVGHDDPEEQHAEGDAAAGDPADDAEATEAALADAVAEYDDGLAAEVAALEREAAEASERAAELEASLRRTKADFQNYKKRAKKRQEQEKARATEDLVGRLTEVRDNLVRALDQDADADIRPGVESTLETFDRVLGEENVSVISPAPGEDVDPERHEVMMRVDSEQPEGTVADVFKEGYEMADKVIEAAQVTVSDEE; this is encoded by the coding sequence ATGAGCGACGAGGCCGACGTCGGACACGACGACCCGGAGGAGCAGCACGCCGAGGGCGACGCCGCGGCCGGAGACCCGGCCGACGACGCCGAGGCGACCGAGGCGGCGCTCGCCGACGCCGTCGCCGAGTACGACGACGGGCTGGCTGCGGAGGTGGCGGCGCTGGAACGCGAGGCCGCGGAGGCGTCCGAGCGCGCCGCGGAGTTGGAGGCGAGCCTCCGCCGGACGAAGGCGGACTTCCAGAACTACAAGAAGCGCGCGAAGAAGCGCCAGGAACAGGAGAAGGCGCGCGCGACCGAGGACCTCGTCGGACGGCTCACCGAGGTGCGCGACAACCTCGTGCGCGCGCTCGACCAGGACGCCGACGCCGACATCCGCCCGGGCGTCGAGTCGACGCTGGAGACGTTCGACCGCGTGCTCGGCGAGGAGAACGTCTCCGTCATCTCGCCGGCCCCGGGCGAGGACGTCGACCCCGAACGCCACGAGGTGATGATGCGCGTCGACTCCGAGCAGCCCGAGGGCACCGTCGCCGACGTGTTCAAGGAGGGGTACGAGATGGCCGACAAGGTGATCGAGGCCGCACAGGTCACCGTCAGCGACGAGGAGTAG
- a CDS encoding DUF790 family protein, translated as MITKDLLRVSRRGGYRPQFVAGDDDARRLAARVLGVFQGHVGERRGDLDAALERLERDADFKLVRGFASLLEREAVFETRAPLPPRRARRVAFEAAEAVGVASEEEREEALAAAADGLGVAPDDVEASLYADRDVEQLLTEFDSRWAPEELLARYDLSLAQTALFDATEVRVRSTDPKALVSAAKRLGLLYEIRVRADDGPTDREVVVTGPDALFRRTRRYGTAFARLLRTVAATASEWTLEADIDDRGREYLLELSHEDVSVPGVEPLAEPSFDSGVEADFAARFRALDLDWDLTREPEPLRVGTSVMIPDFAFEYRHADFRVFFEVMGFWTPEYVEKKLGQLAGVEDVELVVAVDESLGVGEAVAARDHRVVTYSGTVRVKDVVDVLREYEAELAGEVTADLPGELVPDADVVAVADLAADHGVPTDALDDVRFPEHRRLGATLVRPAVLDGAGDDIEAGMSLSAAEGVLADAGLSDASAALSALGYRVEWEGLSGGTVREKDADGE; from the coding sequence GTGATCACTAAGGACCTCCTCCGGGTCAGCCGCCGCGGCGGCTACCGCCCGCAGTTCGTCGCCGGCGACGACGACGCCCGCCGCCTCGCCGCGCGCGTCCTCGGCGTGTTCCAGGGCCACGTCGGGGAGCGCCGGGGCGACCTCGATGCGGCGCTGGAGCGACTCGAACGCGACGCAGACTTCAAACTCGTCCGCGGGTTCGCCTCGCTGCTCGAACGGGAGGCCGTCTTCGAGACGCGCGCGCCCCTCCCGCCGCGTCGCGCTCGCCGGGTCGCCTTCGAGGCCGCCGAAGCCGTCGGTGTCGCGAGCGAGGAGGAACGGGAGGAGGCGCTCGCGGCCGCCGCCGACGGACTCGGCGTCGCCCCCGACGACGTCGAGGCGTCGCTGTACGCCGACCGCGACGTCGAGCAACTGCTGACCGAGTTCGACTCCCGCTGGGCGCCCGAGGAACTGCTCGCGCGGTACGACCTCTCGCTGGCGCAGACGGCGCTGTTCGACGCGACGGAGGTTCGCGTCCGCTCCACGGACCCCAAGGCGCTCGTCTCGGCGGCCAAACGGCTCGGGCTGCTGTACGAGATCCGGGTGCGGGCGGACGACGGCCCGACCGACCGGGAGGTGGTCGTCACCGGTCCCGACGCGCTGTTCCGCCGGACGCGCCGCTACGGCACCGCCTTCGCCCGACTGTTGCGGACCGTCGCCGCGACCGCGAGCGAGTGGACGCTGGAGGCCGACATCGACGACCGCGGGCGCGAGTACCTGCTGGAACTGTCACACGAGGACGTGTCGGTGCCGGGCGTCGAGCCGCTGGCGGAGCCGTCGTTCGACTCCGGCGTCGAGGCCGACTTCGCGGCGCGCTTCCGGGCGCTCGATCTGGACTGGGACCTGACGCGCGAACCCGAACCCCTGCGCGTCGGCACGAGCGTCATGATCCCGGACTTCGCGTTCGAGTACCGCCACGCCGACTTCCGGGTGTTCTTCGAGGTCATGGGCTTTTGGACGCCGGAGTACGTCGAGAAGAAACTGGGACAGCTCGCGGGCGTCGAGGACGTGGAGCTGGTCGTCGCCGTCGACGAGAGCCTCGGCGTCGGCGAGGCGGTCGCCGCCCGCGACCACCGCGTCGTCACCTACTCCGGCACCGTCCGCGTGAAGGACGTGGTCGACGTGCTCCGCGAGTACGAGGCGGAGTTGGCCGGCGAGGTGACCGCCGACCTCCCCGGCGAACTCGTCCCCGACGCCGACGTGGTCGCCGTCGCCGACCTCGCGGCCGACCACGGCGTCCCGACGGACGCGCTCGACGACGTGCGCTTCCCCGAGCACCGTCGCCTCGGCGCGACGCTCGTGCGCCCCGCCGTCCTCGACGGCGCCGGCGACGACATCGAGGCCGGGATGTCGCTGTCGGCCGCCGAGGGCGTCCTCGCCGACGCCGGTCTCTCCGACGCGAGCGCGGCGCTGTCGGCGCTCGGCTACCGTGTCGAGTGGGAGGGGCTGAGCGGCGGGACCGTCCGCGAGAAGGACGCCGACGGCGAGTAG
- a CDS encoding pyridoxal phosphate-dependent aminotransferase, producing the protein MTHFSDRVERISISGIREVFEAAGADAINLGLGQPDFPTPDHAKRAAVDAIEAGDTDAYTGNKGVPELREAIAARHEADLGVSVAPDDVIATAGGSEALHLAMEAHVDAGEEVLIPDPGFVAYDALAKLAGGEPVPVPLREDLTIDPAAVEDAITDDTAAFVVNSPGNPTGTVSSEADVREFARIAREHDVLCVSDEVYAPFVFDGEHRSPLEFERDNVVVVDACSKRYSMTGWRLGWVTGASERVERMLRVHQYVQACASAPAQFAAEAALSGPQGVVDEMREAYERRRDLVVSGLADAGLECPTPQGAFYAMPRVPEGFVDECIERGVIVVPGEAFGEHGAGHARISYAAGEDDLRDALDLIAEAAEAVR; encoded by the coding sequence ATGACACACTTCTCCGACCGCGTGGAGCGCATCTCCATCAGCGGCATCCGCGAGGTGTTCGAGGCCGCCGGCGCCGACGCCATCAACCTCGGTCTCGGCCAGCCCGACTTCCCCACGCCCGACCACGCCAAGCGCGCCGCCGTCGACGCCATCGAGGCGGGCGACACCGACGCCTACACCGGGAACAAGGGGGTGCCGGAACTGCGCGAGGCGATCGCCGCGCGCCACGAGGCGGATCTGGGCGTGTCCGTCGCCCCCGACGACGTGATCGCCACCGCCGGCGGCAGCGAGGCGCTCCACCTCGCGATGGAGGCGCACGTCGACGCCGGGGAGGAGGTGCTGATCCCGGATCCGGGCTTCGTCGCCTACGACGCGCTCGCGAAGCTCGCTGGCGGCGAGCCGGTTCCCGTCCCCCTCCGCGAGGACCTCACCATCGACCCCGCCGCCGTCGAGGACGCGATCACCGACGACACCGCCGCGTTCGTGGTGAACTCCCCCGGCAACCCCACCGGCACCGTCTCCTCGGAGGCGGACGTGCGGGAGTTCGCGCGGATCGCCCGCGAGCACGACGTGTTGTGCGTCTCCGACGAAGTGTACGCCCCGTTCGTCTTCGACGGCGAGCACCGCTCGCCGCTGGAGTTCGAGCGCGACAACGTCGTCGTCGTCGACGCCTGCTCGAAGCGCTACTCGATGACCGGCTGGCGCCTCGGCTGGGTCACCGGGGCGAGCGAGCGGGTCGAACGGATGCTGCGCGTCCACCAGTACGTGCAGGCGTGCGCCTCGGCGCCGGCACAGTTCGCCGCGGAGGCCGCCCTCTCGGGACCGCAGGGCGTCGTCGACGAGATGCGGGAGGCGTACGAACGCCGGCGCGACCTCGTCGTCTCGGGGCTGGCCGACGCCGGGCTGGAGTGTCCCACTCCGCAGGGGGCGTTCTACGCGATGCCGCGCGTCCCCGAGGGGTTCGTCGACGAGTGCATCGAGCGCGGCGTGATCGTGGTGCCGGGCGAGGCGTTCGGCGAGCACGGCGCGGGCCACGCCCGGATCTCGTACGCCGCCGGCGAGGACGACCTCCGCGACGCGCTGGATCTCATCGCCGAGGCGGCCGAGGCCGTCCGCTGA
- the dnaK gene encoding molecular chaperone DnaK, whose protein sequence is MATNKILGIDLGTTNSAFAVMEGDDPEIIVNGEGDRTTPSVVAFTDDGERLVGKPAKNQAVQNPDRTIQSIKRHMGEENYSVEIDGEDYTPQQISAMILQKIKRDAEEYLGDDVEKAVITVPAYFNDKQRQATKDAGEIAGFEVERIVNEPTAASMAYGLDDESDQTVMVYDLGGGTFDVSVLDLGGGVYEVVATNGDNDLGGDDWDEAIIEHLAEEFQNDHGIDLREDRQALQRLKDAAEEAKIELSSRKQASINLPFITATDSGPVHLETEITRATFENLTSDLIERTVEPTEQALADAGYDAGDIDEVILVGGSTRMPQVQDKVEEILGSEPKKNVNPDEAVALGAAIQGGVLSGDVDDLVLLDVTPLSLGIEVKGGLFERLIEKNTTIPTEESKIFTTAAPNQTSVDVRVFQGEREIAEENEQLGEFQLTGIPPAPAGTPQIEVTFSIDENGIVNVEAEDKGSGNAESITIEGGAGLSDEEIDRMQQEAEQHAEEDEERRRRIEARNEAESAVQRAETLLEENEENVDDDLEADIREEIETVQEVLGDEEADADELEEATEDLSDALQEIGKQMYEQQAQQAQAGPGGAGGAGPGGMGGMGGGPGGPGGAAGAEGDGEEFVDADFEDVDDDEES, encoded by the coding sequence ATGGCGACCAACAAGATCCTCGGAATCGACCTCGGGACCACGAACTCCGCGTTCGCGGTGATGGAGGGGGACGACCCGGAGATCATCGTGAACGGCGAGGGAGACCGGACGACGCCGTCGGTGGTCGCGTTCACCGACGACGGCGAGCGACTCGTCGGGAAACCCGCGAAGAACCAGGCCGTCCAGAACCCCGACCGCACGATCCAGTCGATCAAGCGGCACATGGGCGAGGAGAACTACTCCGTCGAGATCGACGGCGAGGACTACACGCCCCAGCAGATCTCGGCGATGATCCTCCAGAAGATCAAGCGCGACGCCGAGGAGTACCTCGGCGACGACGTGGAGAAGGCGGTCATCACGGTGCCCGCGTACTTCAACGACAAGCAGCGGCAGGCGACGAAGGACGCCGGCGAGATCGCCGGCTTCGAGGTCGAGCGCATCGTCAACGAGCCGACCGCGGCGTCGATGGCGTACGGGCTGGACGACGAGTCCGACCAGACCGTCATGGTGTACGACCTCGGCGGCGGCACCTTCGACGTGAGCGTCCTCGACTTGGGCGGCGGCGTGTACGAGGTCGTCGCGACGAACGGGGACAACGATCTGGGCGGCGACGACTGGGACGAGGCGATCATCGAGCACCTCGCCGAGGAGTTCCAGAACGACCACGGGATCGACCTGCGCGAGGACCGGCAGGCGCTCCAGCGGCTCAAGGACGCCGCCGAGGAGGCGAAGATCGAGCTGTCGAGTCGCAAGCAGGCGAGCATCAACCTCCCGTTCATCACGGCGACCGACTCCGGGCCGGTCCACCTGGAGACGGAGATCACCCGCGCGACGTTCGAGAACCTCACCTCCGACCTGATCGAGCGCACGGTCGAGCCGACCGAGCAGGCGCTCGCCGACGCCGGCTACGACGCCGGCGACATCGACGAGGTGATCCTCGTGGGCGGCTCCACCCGGATGCCGCAGGTGCAGGACAAAGTCGAGGAGATCCTCGGCTCCGAGCCGAAGAAGAACGTCAACCCCGACGAGGCGGTCGCGCTGGGCGCGGCGATCCAGGGCGGCGTGCTCTCGGGCGACGTGGACGACCTCGTGCTGCTCGACGTGACCCCCCTCTCGCTGGGGATCGAGGTGAAGGGCGGGCTGTTCGAGCGCCTCATCGAGAAGAACACCACCATCCCGACCGAGGAGTCGAAGATCTTCACGACGGCGGCGCCGAACCAGACGTCCGTCGACGTGCGCGTGTTCCAGGGCGAACGGGAGATCGCCGAGGAGAACGAACAGCTCGGCGAGTTCCAGCTGACGGGCATCCCGCCGGCGCCCGCGGGCACCCCGCAGATCGAGGTGACCTTCAGCATCGACGAGAACGGCATCGTCAACGTCGAGGCCGAGGACAAAGGCTCCGGCAACGCCGAGTCGATCACCATCGAGGGCGGCGCCGGTCTCTCCGACGAGGAGATCGACCGGATGCAGCAGGAGGCCGAGCAGCACGCCGAGGAGGACGAGGAGCGCCGCCGTCGCATCGAGGCCCGTAACGAGGCCGAGAGCGCGGTCCAGCGCGCCGAGACGCTGCTCGAGGAGAACGAGGAGAACGTCGACGACGACCTCGAAGCCGACATCCGCGAGGAGATCGAGACCGTCCAGGAGGTGCTCGGCGACGAGGAGGCCGACGCCGACGAACTGGAGGAGGCGACCGAGGACCTCTCGGACGCGCTCCAGGAGATCGGCAAGCAGATGTACGAACAGCAGGCCCAGCAGGCGCAGGCCGGGCCGGGAGGCGCGGGCGGCGCCGGTCCCGGCGGCATGGGCGGCATGGGCGGCGGTCCCGGCGGTCCCGGCGGCGCCGCGGGCGCCGAGGGCGACGGCGAGGAGTTCGTCGACGCCGACTTCGAGGACGTCGACGACGACGAGGAGTCGTAG
- a CDS encoding alpha/beta hydrolase → MEFTVHGADDGEPLLFVMGWGNTADQPEPRWLLDTLADEGYRTHACEIPTNATSFERDYLRPLADYVADAPDFGRVLSHSTGGLVAAHAIDGGVLPERAVHLSPWWGLHASQRLPFRVLSALPTSRELVPVEPDRDTLGDLAEPSARDPIGLAPSFVREIRRAQASLPAAADEEVAFCTLTDGLVGTDAIGERLPADRIRPYDGGHECFASSGREAVVADAVAALRDGPGALG, encoded by the coding sequence ATGGAGTTCACCGTCCACGGAGCCGACGACGGCGAGCCGCTGCTGTTCGTCATGGGCTGGGGGAACACCGCCGACCAGCCGGAGCCGCGCTGGCTCCTCGACACGCTCGCCGACGAGGGGTACCGAACCCACGCCTGCGAGATCCCGACGAACGCGACGAGCTTCGAGCGCGACTACCTCCGCCCGCTCGCCGACTACGTCGCCGACGCCCCCGACTTCGGGCGTGTGCTGTCCCACAGCACCGGCGGTCTCGTCGCGGCCCACGCCATCGACGGCGGCGTCCTCCCCGAGCGCGCGGTCCACCTCAGCCCGTGGTGGGGGCTACACGCCAGCCAGCGACTCCCGTTCCGCGTGCTGAGTGCCCTCCCGACGAGCCGGGAACTGGTCCCGGTCGAACCGGACCGCGACACCCTCGGCGACCTCGCGGAGCCGAGCGCCCGCGACCCCATCGGGCTGGCGCCGTCGTTCGTCCGCGAGATCCGCCGGGCGCAGGCGTCGCTGCCGGCCGCAGCCGACGAGGAGGTCGCCTTCTGCACGCTGACGGACGGCCTCGTCGGCACCGACGCGATCGGCGAGCGGCTCCCGGCCGACCGTATCCGGCCGTACGACGGCGGTCACGAGTGCTTCGCCTCGTCGGGCCGGGAGGCGGTCGTCGCCGACGCGGTCGCGGCGCTCCGCGATGGACCCGGCGCCCTCGGGTGA
- a CDS encoding proteasome assembly chaperone family protein, whose product MGHIDVVAERTFDEPVLIEGLPGVGLVGKIVADHLVDALDMELYATVHCDALPPAAAYTGGDRAVTTPVRLYAAPDADLLVLQSDVPVSPDAAEEFAGCIESWFREASVTPVYIAGLRREDGASGRSGADAAEDAKDAEDGTAVGETRSPTLRGLAVGDGAALLDRIDVPAPESAGLISGPTGALLAHAMATELPAVGLVVDVDPQFPDPTAARVVLERAVEPITGVDVDVDALTAQAERIQRAKEQFAARMSRDDEAVSQAQRLRMYQ is encoded by the coding sequence ATGGGACACATCGACGTGGTCGCCGAGCGGACGTTCGACGAGCCGGTGTTGATCGAGGGCCTACCCGGGGTCGGGCTGGTCGGGAAGATCGTCGCTGACCACCTCGTCGACGCGCTCGACATGGAGCTGTACGCGACGGTCCACTGTGACGCCCTCCCACCGGCGGCCGCCTACACCGGCGGCGACCGCGCCGTCACGACGCCCGTCCGCCTGTACGCCGCGCCCGACGCCGACCTGCTGGTGCTCCAGTCGGACGTCCCCGTCTCCCCCGACGCCGCCGAGGAGTTCGCAGGCTGCATCGAGTCGTGGTTCCGCGAGGCGTCGGTGACGCCCGTGTACATCGCCGGCCTGCGGCGGGAGGACGGAGCGAGCGGTCGCAGCGGCGCGGACGCCGCCGAGGACGCCAAAGACGCCGAGGACGGCACGGCCGTCGGGGAGACCCGTTCCCCGACCTTGCGGGGGTTGGCGGTCGGCGACGGCGCCGCGCTCCTCGACCGGATCGACGTGCCGGCGCCGGAGTCGGCGGGGCTGATCTCGGGACCGACCGGCGCGCTGCTGGCGCACGCGATGGCGACGGAGCTTCCCGCGGTGGGTCTGGTCGTCGACGTCGACCCGCAGTTTCCCGACCCCACCGCCGCCCGGGTCGTGCTGGAGCGGGCCGTCGAGCCGATCACCGGCGTCGACGTGGACGTGGACGCGCTGACCGCACAGGCCGAGCGCATCCAGCGCGCCAAAGAGCAGTTTGCCGCGCGGATGAGCCGCGACGACGAGGCCGTCTCGCAGGCCCAGCGGCTCCGGATGTACCAGTAG
- a CDS encoding YihY/virulence factor BrkB family protein produces MSPGSILRSAVAVGRESVSRGRDAGIGFLAAAVAYYALVSLVPLAAVAALALATVAGEAVADRVLLALGDALSVSGRDTVRRVFTTAVGRARATVVGVVVLLWGSTRLFRGLDRAVGRVYRGDDGDTVGRARDAAAALAGVVTAAVALVGLDLLVAVDGPVGPAGEAAVVAARVGVLGCLLFPAYYVLPDAPVAAREAVPGSLLAAVGWAALYAGFDAYVAATAGDALSGALGAVVLVVTWLYAASYLLLAGVVVNAVLAGR; encoded by the coding sequence ATGTCGCCGGGTTCGATCCTCCGCTCCGCGGTCGCCGTCGGTCGCGAGAGCGTCTCCCGCGGTCGCGACGCCGGGATCGGGTTCCTCGCCGCGGCCGTCGCCTACTACGCGCTCGTCTCGCTCGTGCCGCTGGCGGCGGTGGCGGCGCTCGCGCTCGCGACCGTCGCGGGCGAGGCCGTCGCCGACCGGGTCCTGCTCGCGCTCGGCGACGCGCTGTCGGTGTCGGGGCGCGACACCGTCCGACGGGTGTTCACCACCGCGGTCGGCCGGGCGCGCGCCACCGTCGTCGGCGTCGTCGTCCTCCTGTGGGGGTCGACGCGGCTGTTCCGCGGACTGGACCGCGCGGTCGGACGCGTGTACCGCGGCGACGACGGCGACACCGTCGGTCGCGCCCGCGACGCCGCCGCCGCCCTCGCGGGCGTGGTGACCGCCGCGGTCGCCCTCGTCGGACTCGACCTGCTCGTCGCCGTCGACGGTCCCGTCGGCCCGGCGGGGGAGGCCGCCGTCGTCGCCGCCCGCGTCGGCGTGCTCGGCTGTCTCCTGTTCCCCGCCTACTACGTCCTGCCGGACGCGCCCGTCGCGGCCCGCGAAGCGGTGCCCGGCAGCCTGCTCGCGGCCGTCGGCTGGGCGGCGCTGTACGCCGGGTTCGACGCCTACGTCGCCGCGACCGCGGGCGACGCGCTCTCGGGCGCGCTCGGCGCCGTCGTGCTCGTCGTCACGTGGCTGTACGCGGCGTCGTACCTCCTGCTCGCCGGCGTCGTCGTCAACGCGGTGTTGGCGGGGCGCTGA
- a CDS encoding RsmB/NOP family class I SAM-dependent RNA methyltransferase, with translation MNDDDGVLDRYVPLVDDEAAFRAACDRPLPSVVRVNTLAADAERVARAFDAEGTGYERADWHDGLFRMADRSPGTTWPYAHGWVHGQEEVSCLPAMALDPDPGSRVWDTCAAPGSKTTQLAALMDDSGVLVGNDTSLGRLSALRHNAERLGVTNLVVDQQDARNYSLNGFGFDEFDATLVDAPCSCEGTVRKNPDTLEKWTLDHVHEVAGIQKGILRRAVQATRPGGTVVYSTCTFAPEENEAVLDHVLREEDCEVVDWDCPLESVPGVTEWEGESYDEQVTRATRVYPHHNDTGGFFLAKLEVGGTPDDAAGGDAEVGA, from the coding sequence ATGAACGACGACGACGGCGTGCTCGACCGCTACGTCCCCCTCGTCGACGACGAGGCGGCGTTCCGGGCCGCCTGCGACCGGCCGCTCCCGTCGGTCGTCCGCGTCAACACGCTCGCGGCGGACGCCGAGCGCGTCGCCCGCGCGTTCGACGCCGAGGGGACCGGCTACGAACGCGCCGACTGGCACGACGGCCTGTTCCGCATGGCCGACCGCTCGCCCGGGACGACGTGGCCGTACGCCCACGGCTGGGTCCACGGGCAAGAGGAGGTGTCGTGTCTCCCGGCGATGGCGCTCGACCCCGACCCCGGGAGCCGCGTGTGGGACACCTGCGCCGCGCCAGGGAGCAAGACGACGCAACTGGCGGCGCTGATGGACGACTCGGGGGTGCTCGTCGGCAACGACACCAGCCTCGGGCGGCTGTCGGCGCTGCGCCACAACGCCGAACGCCTCGGCGTGACGAACCTCGTCGTCGACCAGCAGGACGCGCGCAACTACTCGCTGAACGGCTTCGGCTTCGACGAGTTCGACGCGACGCTGGTCGACGCGCCCTGCTCGTGCGAGGGGACGGTCCGGAAGAACCCCGACACGCTGGAGAAGTGGACGCTCGACCACGTCCACGAGGTCGCGGGCATCCAGAAGGGCATCCTCCGCCGGGCGGTGCAGGCGACCCGCCCCGGCGGCACGGTCGTCTACTCGACGTGTACGTTCGCGCCCGAGGAGAACGAGGCGGTCCTCGACCACGTGCTCCGCGAGGAGGACTGCGAGGTCGTCGACTGGGACTGCCCGCTGGAGTCGGTCCCCGGCGTCACCGAGTGGGAGGGCGAGTCGTACGACGAGCAGGTGACGCGGGCGACGCGCGTCTACCCACACCACAACGACACGGGCGGGTTCTTCCTCGCGAAACTCGAGGTCGGTGGAACGCCCGACGACGCGGCCGGCGGCGACGCGGAGGTGGGCGCGTGA